Proteins encoded in a region of the Malaciobacter mytili LMG 24559 genome:
- a CDS encoding gamma-glutamylcyclotransferase family protein, translating to MTETLFVYGTLMPNCPNGHVLENIVGKFVPATVKGRLIDAGWSASMGYPGIKLNEGNDTIHGFLFYSNNLINYWDYLDEFEGAEFQRQEVVVERYDEVEVDTFIYVLKDEIIEE from the coding sequence ATGACTGAAACACTTTTTGTGTATGGAACTTTAATGCCAAATTGTCCCAATGGACATGTTTTGGAAAATATAGTTGGCAAATTTGTACCTGCAACTGTAAAAGGAAGATTAATTGATGCTGGGTGGAGTGCTAGTATGGGCTATCCTGGAATTAAACTTAATGAAGGTAATGATACTATTCATGGATTTTTATTTTATTCAAACAATCTAATAAACTATTGGGATTATTTAGATGAGTTTGAAGGTGCTGAATTTCAAAGACAAGAAGTGGTAGTTGAAAGATATGATGAAGTAGAAGTAGATACTTTTATTTATGTTTTAAAAGATGAAATTATAGAAGAGTGA
- a CDS encoding hemolysin family protein, whose amino-acid sequence MTLLIIYLLIALFVSFLCSILEAVLLSSTNSYIESLSKQDSQSKSIKILKELKSNIDKPISSILILNTFAHTMGAAGVGAQAQTLFGEEWQTLIAFVLTLLILYFSEIIPKTIGAIYWKKLLVPSAYIISFLIKVSYPLVWFSTFITEFISKNKSKKHNISRDEIMAIVAMGEKDGSILSKESNLIENLFKLKNVKAKDVMTPRSVVFALNEETTINDALEDDNLYIFSRIPVYKDNIDDIVGMVLNQTLLEESLEERGDKKIKEVLMNVYKVSENIPVSNLIDLFVKRKTHLFVVYDEYGQTSGIVTLEDVIEALLGVEIVDEMDEIEDMQAFAKNRNRLFQNKMMLQKRKEEQNN is encoded by the coding sequence ATGACACTACTTATTATTTATTTATTAATAGCTTTATTTGTCTCTTTTTTATGTTCAATTTTAGAGGCAGTTTTACTCTCTAGTACGAATAGTTACATTGAGTCACTTTCAAAACAAGATAGTCAATCAAAATCAATTAAGATTTTAAAAGAATTAAAATCAAATATTGATAAACCTATTTCATCAATTTTAATTTTAAATACTTTTGCACATACAATGGGTGCAGCTGGTGTTGGTGCCCAAGCACAAACCTTATTTGGTGAAGAATGGCAAACCTTAATTGCATTTGTTTTAACTTTATTAATTTTATATTTTTCAGAAATTATTCCAAAAACAATTGGTGCAATTTATTGGAAAAAATTATTAGTTCCATCAGCATATATAATCTCTTTTTTAATAAAAGTTTCATATCCCTTAGTTTGGTTTTCTACTTTTATTACAGAATTTATTTCAAAAAATAAAAGTAAAAAACATAATATTTCAAGAGATGAAATTATGGCAATTGTTGCTATGGGAGAAAAAGATGGTTCTATTCTTTCAAAAGAGAGCAATTTAATAGAAAATCTTTTTAAACTAAAAAATGTAAAAGCAAAAGATGTAATGACACCAAGAAGTGTAGTTTTTGCTTTAAATGAAGAGACTACAATTAATGATGCTTTAGAAGATGATAATTTATATATTTTCTCAAGAATACCAGTTTATAAAGATAATATTGATGATATTGTTGGGATGGTTTTAAATCAAACTTTACTTGAAGAGAGTTTAGAAGAAAGAGGAGATAAAAAGATAAAAGAAGTTCTAATGAATGTTTATAAAGTATCTGAAAATATACCTGTTTCAAATTTAATTGATCTTTTTGTAAAAAGAAAAACTCATCTTTTTGTTGTATATGATGAATATGGACAAACAAGTGGTATTGTAACTTTAGAAGATGTTATTGAAGCTTTATTAGGTGTTGAAATAGTTGATGAGATGGATGAAATTGAAGATATGCAAGCCTTTGCAAAAAATAGAAATAGACTATTTCAAAATAAAATGATGCTTCAAAAAAGAAAAGAAGAACAAAATAACTAA
- a CDS encoding transporter substrate-binding domain-containing diguanylate cyclase, which yields MKILIIFLIFFNFIYATSLTLNSNIKSNIDILSSNLSIFLDEKEISEKSIKNFLQLYYQNYKKIIAFEILKNNSYIYSSYKENYSMYFLKKQEIPLKYKENKNFYKKSILNHKKEEIGTLIVYFENELNLTVEDLLYLQKKRVLKVQNDPNLLPYNFYEDGIAKGYAIDYINLIANKLALEVEYISGPTWNDFLNMLENNQLDLMINVLKSKQREERFLFSSKAFTDLEPAMVTRIENEDVFTFKELEGKTMALVKGYHSYDRVKKQYPKINIYPTNNTLEMLQAVSTKKADAAYALKEVLEYTINKNLLTNLKVLKNLDDKTLGFYFAFNKENTILKNIIAKAEKLITTEEKKELERKWFYKLQEIKKTSKNYLFNEAEKAYLAKKEVIYTCVDPDYLPFEQVSKSGEYRGIIAEILENLSKKTSIKFELYSSKSFIDSINLVKEKKCDIVPFAAKTNSREKYLNFTQAYYKFSNVIVTKNNQLFIDSLEEIKDKKIGMIKNYAVVELFKNKYPNLQIVEVNNNQEGLDKIVNNEIYALVSSLPSIAFTLQKYNYPNLKIVGKASIDSLARFAVRDDEKILLDILNKALNSLKNEEKEAIVNRWITVVKEERLDTKLLIQIASSIFVIAIIIILLVIYRSNRYLNILNKELEKLSVTDKLTGINNRAKLDSILDKELKITKRYKEPLSIIILDIDHFKKINDKYGHICGDEILKEFATILKSNIRETDRVGRWGGEEFLIILPHTNENEATILAEHLRETIEDFSFYKNIKVTASFGVYECTVFNDIQCIENVDKALYSAKNSNRNCVRTHSSLNS from the coding sequence ATGAAAATACTAATTATTTTTTTAATTTTTTTTAACTTTATATATGCAACAAGCCTTACATTAAATAGTAATATTAAATCAAATATCGACATATTATCTTCAAATTTATCTATATTTCTAGATGAAAAAGAAATAAGTGAAAAAAGTATAAAAAATTTTCTACAATTATATTATCAAAATTATAAAAAGATTATTGCTTTTGAGATTTTAAAAAATAATTCTTATATCTATAGTTCTTATAAAGAAAATTATTCAATGTATTTTTTAAAAAAACAAGAAATTCCTTTAAAATACAAAGAAAATAAAAACTTCTATAAAAAATCAATTTTAAACCATAAAAAAGAGGAAATTGGAACTTTAATTGTCTATTTTGAAAATGAATTAAATCTTACAGTTGAAGATCTTTTATATTTACAGAAAAAAAGAGTATTAAAAGTTCAAAATGACCCTAATTTATTACCATATAATTTTTATGAAGATGGAATAGCAAAAGGCTATGCTATTGATTATATAAATCTAATAGCAAATAAGCTTGCTTTAGAAGTGGAATATATTTCTGGGCCTACATGGAATGACTTTTTAAATATGCTAGAAAATAATCAACTTGATTTAATGATAAATGTTTTAAAATCAAAACAAAGAGAAGAAAGATTTTTATTTTCTTCAAAAGCTTTTACTGACCTAGAACCTGCAATGGTTACAAGAATAGAAAATGAAGATGTTTTTACTTTTAAAGAATTAGAAGGAAAAACTATGGCTTTAGTAAAAGGCTACCATAGTTATGATAGAGTAAAAAAACAATACCCTAAAATCAATATTTATCCCACTAATAATACTTTAGAAATGCTTCAAGCAGTTTCCACAAAAAAAGCAGATGCAGCTTATGCTTTAAAAGAGGTTCTTGAATATACTATAAATAAAAATCTACTAACAAATTTAAAAGTTTTAAAAAACTTAGATGATAAAACTTTAGGTTTTTATTTTGCTTTTAATAAAGAAAATACTATTTTAAAAAATATTATTGCAAAAGCTGAAAAACTTATAACAACAGAAGAGAAAAAAGAGTTAGAAAGAAAATGGTTTTATAAACTTCAAGAGATTAAAAAAACTAGTAAAAACTATCTTTTTAATGAAGCAGAAAAAGCTTATTTAGCTAAAAAAGAGGTTATTTATACATGTGTTGATCCTGATTATTTACCTTTTGAACAAGTAAGTAAAAGTGGTGAATATAGAGGAATAATTGCTGAAATATTAGAAAATCTATCTAAAAAAACAAGTATTAAATTTGAACTTTATAGTAGTAAATCTTTTATAGATTCAATTAATCTTGTAAAAGAAAAAAAATGTGATATAGTTCCCTTTGCTGCAAAAACAAATAGTAGGGAAAAATATCTAAACTTTACACAAGCTTATTATAAATTCTCAAATGTAATAGTTACTAAAAACAACCAGCTTTTTATAGACTCTTTAGAAGAGATTAAAGATAAAAAAATAGGTATGATAAAAAACTATGCAGTTGTTGAACTATTTAAAAACAAGTACCCAAATCTTCAAATTGTTGAAGTAAATAATAATCAAGAGGGGCTTGATAAAATAGTAAATAATGAGATATATGCTCTTGTTAGTTCCCTTCCTTCAATTGCATTTACTTTACAAAAATACAATTATCCAAATTTAAAAATAGTTGGAAAAGCTTCAATTGACTCACTAGCTAGATTTGCAGTAAGAGATGATGAAAAGATTTTACTTGATATTTTAAATAAAGCTTTAAATTCTTTAAAAAATGAAGAAAAAGAAGCAATAGTAAATAGATGGATTACTGTTGTAAAAGAAGAAAGATTAGATACAAAACTTTTAATTCAAATTGCATCTTCTATTTTTGTTATAGCAATAATTATTATTTTGCTTGTAATTTATCGTTCAAATAGATACTTAAATATTTTAAATAAAGAGTTAGAAAAACTATCTGTTACTGATAAATTAACAGGTATTAATAATAGAGCAAAGCTAGATTCTATTTTAGATAAAGAATTAAAAATTACAAAAAGATATAAAGAGCCTCTTAGTATTATTATTTTAGATATAGACCACTTTAAAAAGATAAATGATAAATATGGACATATTTGTGGAGATGAAATTTTAAAAGAGTTTGCAACTATATTAAAATCAAATATTAGAGAGACTGATAGAGTTGGAAGATGGGGAGGAGAAGAATTTTTAATAATCCTTCCCCATACAAATGAAAATGAAGCTACAATTTTAGCCGAACATTTAAGAGAAACTATTGAAGACTTTTCTTTTTATAAAAATATCAAAGTAACTGCGAGTTTTGGGGTATATGAGTGTACGGTTTTTAATGATATACAATGTATAGAAAATGTTGATAAAGCCCTATATTCTGCAAAAAATAGTAATAGAAACTGCGTAAGAACTCACTCTTCTTTAAATAGTTAG
- a CDS encoding ArsR/SmtB family transcription factor, with translation MDIFLQTTSALNDETRVKLLKFINIYGSCCVCDLENSFSMIQSRLSRHLKILKEAGFLKVNREGRWAYYSVRSPLDEFRQACIKEIMYLDITLPTLKKSCIKEKDD, from the coding sequence ATGGATATATTTTTACAAACTACCTCTGCTTTAAATGATGAAACAAGAGTAAAACTTCTTAAATTTATAAATATCTATGGTTCTTGTTGTGTTTGTGATTTGGAAAACTCTTTTTCAATGATACAATCAAGACTTTCAAGACATCTGAAAATTCTAAAAGAAGCTGGATTTTTAAAAGTTAATAGAGAAGGAAGATGGGCATATTATAGTGTAAGAAGTCCTCTTGATGAGTTTAGACAAGCTTGTATTAAAGAGATTATGTATTTAGATATAACTTTGCCTACTTTAAAAAAAAGTTGTATTAAGGAGAAAGATGACTGA
- a CDS encoding arsenic transporter, whose protein sequence is MIIASAIFLITLFFVITQPKGLQIGTTAIIGAIFALILGVVNFDDVLDVTNIVWDATLSFIGIIILSMVLDEIGFFEWCALKMAKLSKGNGVLMFIYSILLGSFVSALFANDGAALILTPILLAKMRILKLQMKTIVAFLLAGGFISDSASLPFIFSNLTNIVTANYFDIGFMQYLSKMIIPFIVSVIASTIFLWLILRKDIPKKVDISLLKQPKSAIKNEKLFKLSWAFLVLLLIGYFIGDMYNLPVSVFALGGGILFLLIATSFKTVKPIHIIKEAPWQVVWFSIGLYIVVYGLKNAGLTSYLTSLLEILATKGDMVSIVATGFISAFLSAIMNNMPTVMIMDIALRDFSNQALAYANIIGCNLGPKMTPFGSLATLLWLHVLAKKGVKISYWQYCKFGFIITPPVLLIVLLSL, encoded by the coding sequence ATGATAATTGCAAGTGCTATATTTTTAATTACACTTTTTTTTGTAATAACTCAGCCCAAAGGTCTTCAAATAGGAACGACTGCAATAATTGGTGCTATTTTTGCACTTATTTTAGGTGTAGTAAACTTTGATGATGTATTGGATGTAACCAATATTGTATGGGATGCAACTTTATCTTTTATTGGAATTATTATTTTATCTATGGTTTTAGATGAAATAGGTTTTTTTGAATGGTGTGCTTTAAAAATGGCAAAACTATCAAAAGGAAATGGAGTATTAATGTTTATTTACTCTATTTTACTTGGAAGTTTTGTTTCAGCACTTTTTGCAAATGATGGAGCAGCACTTATTTTAACTCCAATTTTACTTGCAAAAATGAGAATTTTAAAACTGCAGATGAAAACAATAGTAGCTTTTTTACTTGCAGGGGGATTTATAAGTGATAGTGCTTCATTGCCTTTTATTTTTTCAAATCTTACAAATATTGTAACAGCAAACTATTTTGATATAGGTTTTATGCAATATTTATCAAAAATGATAATTCCATTTATAGTAAGTGTTATTGCTTCAACTATTTTTTTATGGTTAATATTAAGAAAAGATATACCTAAAAAAGTAGATATTTCTTTATTAAAACAGCCAAAAAGTGCCATAAAAAATGAAAAATTATTTAAACTATCTTGGGCTTTTTTAGTGCTTCTTTTAATAGGATATTTTATTGGAGATATGTATAATTTGCCAGTTAGTGTTTTTGCACTAGGTGGGGGGATACTTTTTTTATTAATTGCTACTTCTTTTAAAACAGTAAAACCTATTCATATTATTAAAGAAGCTCCATGGCAAGTAGTATGGTTTAGTATAGGTTTATATATTGTTGTATATGGATTAAAAAATGCTGGATTAACTTCTTATTTAACATCACTTTTAGAGATTTTAGCTACTAAAGGAGATATGGTTTCTATTGTAGCAACAGGATTTATTTCTGCTTTTTTATCTGCAATTATGAATAATATGCCAACAGTTATGATTATGGATATTGCTTTAAGAGATTTTTCAAATCAAGCTTTAGCATATGCTAATATTATTGGGTGTAACTTAGGGCCTAAAATGACTCCTTTTGGAAGTTTAGCTACTCTTTTATGGTTGCATGTATTGGCAAAAAAAGGTGTAAAAATCTCATATTGGCAATATTGTAAATTTGGATTTATTATAACACCACCTGTTTTATTAATTGTATTATTAAGTTTATAG
- the rarD gene encoding EamA family transporter RarD gives MKQEKIGLFYAISAFLFWGLCPIYYKQISMIPPFEILAHRVVFSVFVLIILLSISKQFITLKPILKSFAKMKYLIFASILISINWFTFIYAISIDKIVEASLGYFITPLVNVALGFLFFSERVNKLQGFSILLALFSVIYELLTLGSIPIIALVLAFSFGFYGMLRKRVQIASIPGLFIETIIMLPIALFYLFYLVDNNQSYFNTLDNYNLFILSLSGLVTVLPLLWFNSAATRMSLTTLGFLQYLGPTVAFIIAITLYNEELSINKLFTFILIWIALVLFSFGRLNKKEKN, from the coding sequence TTGAAACAAGAAAAAATAGGACTTTTTTACGCTATTAGTGCATTTTTGTTTTGGGGCTTATGTCCAATTTATTATAAACAAATATCAATGATACCTCCTTTTGAGATTTTAGCTCATAGGGTAGTATTTTCTGTTTTTGTACTTATTATTTTATTAAGTATAAGCAAACAATTTATTACATTAAAACCAATTTTAAAAAGTTTTGCAAAGATGAAATATCTTATTTTTGCTTCAATTTTAATCTCTATTAATTGGTTTACTTTTATTTATGCTATTTCTATTGATAAAATAGTAGAAGCAAGTTTAGGATATTTTATAACTCCTTTAGTAAATGTGGCTTTAGGTTTTTTATTTTTTAGTGAAAGGGTAAATAAACTTCAAGGCTTTTCTATTCTTTTAGCCTTATTTTCAGTTATATATGAATTGCTAACTTTAGGATCTATTCCTATAATTGCACTGGTTTTAGCTTTCTCTTTTGGTTTTTATGGAATGCTTAGAAAAAGAGTGCAAATAGCTTCAATCCCAGGTCTTTTTATAGAAACTATTATTATGTTACCAATTGCCCTTTTTTATCTTTTTTATCTTGTAGATAATAATCAAAGCTATTTTAATACTTTAGATAACTATAACCTTTTTATTTTAAGTTTAAGTGGTCTTGTAACAGTTTTACCTCTATTGTGGTTTAATAGTGCAGCAACAAGAATGAGTCTTACAACTTTAGGTTTTTTACAATATCTAGGTCCTACAGTTGCTTTTATAATTGCAATTACACTTTATAATGAAGAGTTAAGTATAAATAAGCTTTTCACTTTTATTTTAATTTGGATAGCTTTAGTTTTATTTTCTTTTGGTAGATTAAATAAGAAGGAAAAAAACTAG
- a CDS encoding manganese efflux pump MntP, translating into MEIILIAIALAMDSVAVSIASGSKYKNVNFSTTLKIAFFFGFFQGLMPLIGYFAGTLFASLVDSIDHYIAFLILCYLGYKMIQEARQANFEEELSDLKTNTLFLLAIATSIDALAVGITFSFQEINIWYAVSQIALITFILCVVAVFIGKKLGGFLESKAEFLGGIILIILGIKILLEGLNII; encoded by the coding sequence TTGGAAATAATTTTAATAGCAATAGCTTTAGCAATGGATAGTGTTGCAGTTAGTATTGCAAGTGGAAGTAAATATAAAAATGTAAATTTTTCAACAACTTTAAAAATTGCATTTTTCTTTGGTTTTTTTCAAGGACTAATGCCTTTAATTGGTTATTTTGCAGGAACTCTTTTTGCTTCATTAGTTGATAGTATTGATCACTATATTGCTTTTTTAATTCTTTGTTATTTAGGTTATAAGATGATACAAGAAGCAAGACAGGCCAATTTTGAAGAAGAATTAAGTGATTTAAAAACAAATACACTTTTTTTACTTGCTATTGCTACAAGTATAGATGCTTTAGCTGTTGGTATTACTTTTTCTTTTCAAGAAATAAATATTTGGTATGCTGTTAGTCAAATTGCCTTAATTACTTTTATTTTATGTGTTGTTGCTGTATTTATAGGGAAAAAACTTGGAGGTTTTTTAGAATCAAAAGCAGAATTTTTAGGTGGTATTATTTTAATTATTTTAGGAATTAAAATTCTATTAGAGGGATTAAATATTATTTAA
- a CDS encoding TonB-dependent siderophore receptor codes for MKKSLFRVLFSLFITIKVFSSQELESVLVIGSQKSYFEEFSSTSLKSEFNDRQNPYSSLVIKNQLIEDLQAQRVEDTYDYTTGVTKAGKRADSIIIRGFEVDLQNIQVNGMPGLISTFGSPTTANIERIEIVKGAASVLYGNMKAGGFVNIQTKKPQAQNKVMFESSFQTYMSNKSNFAKDNGVSTTLDATGSLKDNLFYRFITVYESYDSYRDNVNEKNFHLYPSFLWNIDDDSSLLVALEYGKEKGSADDGLFVANKNINTAASINTVYQEKDDFDNDKGKAFNLNYDNFINDKLSYNLSLRSVWHEDERKLYENRKVNNALNIENTTLTRRNRHQYNKRDWHSLDTNFKYDINTGKIRHNLITGLSLNYRKTDFDRKIFGNNVSSNINIYNPIYGASATKKEGTKRKTLYKSVGIYLQDKLNITNDFTLVASTRLDKTKIDFFCQRGNCNDNNTTQTSNLVGSLGAIYNFNEIVSFYTSYGQNYDPTTAERVDSSGNGLDSEKAEQIEIGTKLNLSEKLNTSLSLYKVNKENVAQLDNLGYYELKGEVESKGYEVDIQWLPISNWQIKTGYSYNKSKYITGNDVGNIPSNTPKITTYVFSRYNFAKKIYNGNLGISAGIVYKDKIYTSSSSLKAVELPSFTRYDLGLHYNIKDWEISLNVENLTDKKYYESGIEDYKIAIGEPRKITFNLKKTF; via the coding sequence ATGAAAAAAAGTTTATTTAGAGTTTTATTTAGTCTTTTTATTACTATAAAAGTATTTAGCTCACAGGAATTAGAAAGTGTATTAGTTATTGGAAGTCAAAAATCTTATTTTGAAGAATTTTCTTCTACAAGTTTAAAATCTGAATTTAATGATAGACAAAATCCTTATTCTTCTTTAGTTATAAAAAATCAACTAATTGAAGACTTACAAGCACAAAGAGTTGAGGATACTTATGATTATACAACAGGAGTTACAAAAGCTGGTAAAAGAGCAGATAGTATAATAATAAGAGGATTTGAAGTTGATTTGCAAAATATTCAAGTAAATGGAATGCCTGGACTAATAAGTACTTTTGGTTCTCCTACTACTGCTAATATTGAAAGGATTGAAATTGTAAAAGGTGCAGCTTCTGTTTTATATGGGAATATGAAAGCAGGAGGTTTTGTAAATATTCAAACTAAAAAACCACAAGCTCAAAATAAAGTTATGTTTGAAAGTTCTTTTCAAACATATATGTCAAATAAATCTAATTTTGCTAAAGATAATGGAGTTAGTACAACTTTAGATGCAACTGGAAGTTTAAAAGATAATCTATTTTATAGGTTTATTACAGTTTATGAAAGTTATGATTCATATAGAGATAATGTAAATGAAAAAAACTTTCATCTATATCCTAGCTTTCTATGGAATATAGATGATGATAGTTCTTTATTAGTAGCTTTAGAGTATGGTAAAGAAAAAGGTAGTGCTGATGATGGACTTTTTGTTGCAAATAAAAATATAAATACAGCAGCTAGTATAAATACAGTATATCAAGAAAAAGATGATTTTGATAATGATAAAGGAAAGGCTTTTAATCTAAATTATGATAATTTTATAAATGATAAATTATCTTATAACTTATCTTTAAGAAGTGTTTGGCATGAAGATGAAAGAAAATTATATGAAAATAGAAAAGTTAATAATGCACTTAATATAGAGAATACAACATTAACAAGAAGAAATAGACATCAATATAATAAAAGAGATTGGCATAGTTTAGATACAAATTTTAAGTATGATATAAATACTGGTAAAATTAGACATAATTTAATAACTGGTTTATCTTTAAATTATAGAAAAACAGATTTTGATAGAAAGATTTTTGGAAATAATGTTTCTTCAAATATAAATATTTATAATCCAATTTATGGAGCTAGTGCTACAAAAAAAGAAGGAACAAAAAGAAAAACATTATATAAAAGTGTAGGGATTTATTTACAAGACAAACTTAATATAACAAATGATTTTACATTGGTTGCTTCTACAAGATTAGATAAAACTAAAATAGATTTTTTTTGTCAAAGAGGAAATTGTAACGATAATAATACCACTCAAACTTCTAATTTAGTAGGTTCCTTAGGTGCAATATATAATTTCAATGAAATAGTTTCTTTTTACACAAGTTATGGTCAAAATTATGACCCAACAACTGCAGAAAGAGTGGACTCCTCTGGAAATGGCTTAGATTCAGAAAAAGCAGAACAAATAGAAATTGGTACAAAATTAAATTTAAGTGAAAAATTAAATACTTCACTTAGTTTATACAAGGTAAATAAAGAAAATGTTGCACAATTGGATAATCTTGGATATTATGAATTAAAAGGAGAAGTTGAAAGTAAAGGTTATGAAGTAGATATTCAATGGTTACCTATATCAAACTGGCAAATAAAAACAGGATATTCTTATAATAAATCAAAATATATAACAGGCAATGATGTTGGCAATATTCCTTCTAATACTCCTAAAATTACTACATATGTGTTTTCAAGATATAATTTTGCAAAAAAAATTTATAATGGGAATTTGGGTATAAGTGCTGGAATTGTTTATAAAGATAAAATTTATACTAGTTCTTCTTCTTTAAAAGCTGTAGAACTTCCTTCTTTTACAAGATATGATTTAGGTTTACATTATAATATTAAAGATTGGGAAATTTCTTTAAATGTGGAAAATTTAACTGATAAAAAATATTATGAATCTGGAATAGAAGATTATAAAATAGCTATTGGAGAACCAAGGAAAATAACTTTTAATCTAAAAAAAACCTTTTAA
- a CDS encoding arsenate reductase ArsC: MDKKVLILCTGNSCRSIIAEALINAKLEGISADSSGVRASGKVNANAKKLLEEKGIWQEQYHSKTIDKVLNNKYDLVVTVCDHANETCPMFPQAVKVIHIGFEDPDGKDFEAFIKTYEQIEQILLPKVVEALK, translated from the coding sequence ATGGATAAAAAAGTTTTGATTTTATGTACGGGAAATAGCTGTAGAAGTATTATTGCTGAAGCTTTAATTAATGCCAAATTAGAAGGAATTAGTGCAGATAGTTCTGGAGTAAGAGCAAGTGGGAAAGTAAATGCAAATGCCAAAAAACTATTAGAAGAAAAGGGTATTTGGCAAGAACAATATCATAGTAAAACAATAGATAAAGTTTTAAATAATAAATATGATTTAGTTGTAACTGTATGTGACCATGCAAATGAAACTTGTCCTATGTTTCCCCAGGCTGTAAAAGTAATTCATATAGGTTTTGAAGACCCAGATGGAAAAGACTTTGAAGCTTTTATTAAAACATATGAACAAATTGAGCAAATACTTTTACCTAAAGTAGTTGAGGCTTTAAAATAA
- a CDS encoding thioredoxin family protein — MKIEILGTGCTKCKTLEENAKKAVAQAKVFAQIQKVEDIVKIMEYAVMNTPAIVIDNEVKSTGKVLSVEEIIKLFN; from the coding sequence ATGAAAATAGAGATTTTAGGTACAGGATGTACAAAGTGCAAAACTTTAGAAGAAAATGCAAAAAAAGCAGTTGCACAAGCAAAAGTTTTTGCACAAATACAAAAAGTGGAAGATATTGTTAAAATAATGGAATATGCAGTTATGAATACTCCAGCAATTGTTATTGATAATGAGGTAAAAAGTACAGGAAAAGTATTAAGTGTAGAAGAGATAATAAAGCTTTTTAATTAA
- a CDS encoding permease — protein sequence MFVWLEELVTFLLKIINLELNSAFYKALHFFIYDTVKIFILLVSIIYIITFIRSYFPIEKIKDYITSKNRVFAHILAAIFGVLTPFCSCSAVPLFLGFLQARIPLGVTFSYLISAPLSDAVVIAMLFSLFGWKIAFLYVSLGILIAVIAGLIIGVLNLEKEVLIEVKPIKQFYNEEKTAFILRLKLSWENSFDILKKIYLYVIIGVGIGAFIHGYIPTDFISKYASGDSWYAPIIAVIMGIPMYSNAVGILPLIEVLTQKGMLLGTALSFMMSVVALSLPEAMILKRVLSVKLISIFFFIVGCSILFVGYLFNFIL from the coding sequence ATGTTTGTATGGTTGGAAGAATTAGTTACTTTTCTTCTAAAGATTATTAACTTAGAGTTAAATAGTGCTTTTTACAAGGCTTTGCATTTTTTTATTTATGATACAGTTAAGATATTTATTCTTTTAGTTTCAATTATTTATATAATTACTTTTATAAGAAGTTATTTCCCTATTGAAAAGATAAAAGATTATATAACTTCTAAAAATAGAGTATTTGCACATATTCTAGCAGCTATTTTTGGAGTTTTAACTCCCTTTTGTTCTTGTAGTGCAGTACCTTTATTTTTGGGTTTTTTGCAAGCTAGAATTCCTTTAGGAGTAACTTTTTCTTATTTGATTTCTGCTCCTTTAAGTGATGCTGTTGTAATTGCAATGCTTTTTTCTTTATTTGGCTGGAAAATAGCTTTTTTATATGTTTCTTTAGGAATTTTAATAGCAGTTATTGCTGGATTGATAATAGGAGTATTAAATTTAGAAAAAGAGGTTTTAATAGAGGTAAAACCCATAAAACAGTTTTATAATGAAGAAAAAACAGCTTTTATTTTAAGATTAAAGCTAAGTTGGGAAAATAGTTTTGATATTTTAAAGAAAATATATTTATATGTAATTATAGGAGTAGGAATAGGGGCTTTTATCCATGGATATATTCCTACTGATTTTATTTCTAAATATGCAAGTGGAGATAGTTGGTATGCTCCAATTATTGCCGTTATAATGGGAATTCCAATGTATAGTAATGCAGTTGGAATTTTACCTTTAATAGAAGTTCTTACTCAAAAAGGTATGCTTTTAGGAACGGCCCTTAGTTTTATGATGTCAGTTGTTGCTTTAAGTTTGCCAGAAGCTATGATTTTAAAAAGAGTTTTAAGTGTAAAACTTATTAGTATTTTCTTTTTTATTGTGGGATGTTCTATTTTATTTGTAGGATATTTATTTAATTTTATTTTATAG